A segment of the Zonotrichia albicollis isolate bZonAlb1 chromosome Z, bZonAlb1.hap1, whole genome shotgun sequence genome:
GAGTCATAGCTCTTGGGGAAGTCATATGGATCCTCTCTGTTTTGTAACTTCCCCTGCAAGTATAAAACCCACAAAGTTTACATCAGCAACTGTATATTTTAGTTTCAAAAGAAGCCTTTAACCTGAAAGTAATCACTTTGCCCTATGCATTTGCCAGTTCAATTTTCATATGATGTAATACTTCAAGGATGTTTGAACTGCTGCAACATTTTGGGCATATGCTCATAGACTACACATCAGACCATAGAAGATCAGGACATTTAGACTTTTTAGACATTTGTTTGTCCTATTTGTTAAGGATTACCAGAACTACATGTGTtagagcacagcacagagaaaacTGATGCCCCAAATAATTTTTTACTATTGCTTAATGTGAGGTATCATGACCTAAAATTTAGAAGTGCACAGAACCCAATGTTTTATATtcagcttttgttttcactgtgcATGTCCTCCTCTGCCCTATTTTCATTGTCAAGGCACACTTGGGCTGTATTTTGAATATTTAGAGTATATGacctattttttcccctcttgcaTCATTCCTGAGCAAACAGTTGACAGAAAGTTCTAGTGATGGTCAGGTGGTAGATTCTGATTTTGTGCTTCAGAGTAATAGCCATGAGATATGTTTTTCCTGGTGATTAGTCTACTTTTTTTAATCTTGCTGAGCTAAAAAAGTGTCTTCAGTTTGCTAGTAGATACAAAAAGAGGAGTTTACTTTCTTATTCCATATTAGAGACCACATGTATTTGAGAATAGCTGTTATCCAATAAGTCTTCTTTCTGCTTGATCCTGCAACACTTTCAGTCATTTCTTCTGTCCACACTTAAAGTGTTTTCCAGTCTCTGACCATTTCTAATGCTTTTTCCAGTCTGCCACCCTGGAGAGTTCTCCAGAAAAAGGATGTTAGTATTCAGATTTGTTTCTACACATTTACCTTAGGTGGTTCAGGCTTGAATGCTGGAGGTGGACTTGGTTCTCTAACGATCTCCCTGCTACCAGCTTTTCTCAACTGAGCCCTTGGTTCTGGATTAAACTTTTTTAAACTCTGTGAAAGAAAGAGATAAAATCACTGCAGTAGCCAGTAATTCAAtcatttttcctctctctcaaGTTTACAATTTTGGGAGCATTAACCAGGAGTCAAAAGATTACCAGCAACCTGACTACAATCACCACAAATGTAATTGAAAAGTTCAAGGCCATGAGACATCATCAAGGAATCTATAAATTtaggaagaaaagcagagattttcttttattttcctcttcgTAGTGTAGATCTAAAACACTATCAGAAGCAAGGTAAAgctgctgtttaaaaaaatcctctgaATTTTAAACCATCCATAAAGGGTTTCCAAAAAGCTCAAAGTTCAGTCTTACTGAAAAATCCAATCAACTCACCTCCTCGTGATGCACAGGTTCAGAGGATCGGCTAACAGATGAAACCCTCGGCTCCTCCAAAGGCTCATCAAGTTCATTGTCAGTGTATGCACCACCTTCTCCATCCGTATCCTCCAGGTCACTGATCAGGCGGCTGTCACAGCTCAAATAGTCAGCACCCATGGCAGTAAGGTAGGACATACGATCATCCGCGTCATCTTCCATGCCATCCATCTACGGCAAAGTCAGTAACAAGTAAGGAACAAAGATTAAATAAAAGTCCAGTTACGACTCAACATGAGGCCAAACAGCTCAGGCTCAACATCAGTCAGCTCTTAAGAATGACGTCATGGAACCGAAAGAAACTAATGCAGAATCACAACGAAAAGTCCTCTTCAAATTCATCCCTCATCATCATTCTCCCCTAGCCCAGCATTAGCGATGAAACCTCCAAAGTGTTACAgaaagaataatattttttttgttaaagaCATACATCAACTGACTATTTGTCTAGCCTACTGACCACTGGCAAATGAATTTCTGAACAATTTTTACTGGCAAGAGATACTTTGAAACATGTATATAGCTTCAGAGAGCACGGACTGACTGCTTACCTTTCCTTCTGATACCCATACTGCTTCTCCTTGCTGTTGCTGAATTGTATCCTTCAGGCTACCATACCAGCTATCATTGGCTGAATTCAAATTAATGGTTGCTGTAAAAATTGAAGGAAAAGGTGTATATAACACGGTAAATGCAATCCCTTATCCATTCTTGGCTGTTTAACACTTTTTGCTTTAGGTAATTTGTGAGAATGTTAAACAGCCACTTCATTTAGATCGTTGAGAAAAGCATGGTATTCTTGCTTTATTGTTGGACCATTCCTAAGCTTATTAAATCACTTATCTTTTAATGGCAGTAAACCAGCACAATTCTTTTTCTATTAGAATTTGGCAGAACAAGGAACTTTGAACGAAATCAAGGAAGGCATTAGTCATGACCGCACCTTCACACTCCTTTAGTTCCAGCCTGCATGAGCTAATATGCAGAGTAATAAGTATTTGTCTCAGGATTTACGTAGTCCCTTACACTACTCTCTTAGACAGCAGGTTAAACAAACATTCTTCCTTACCTGTAAAGAGGTGGGGGCAAGTTTTCTTCAGTTTGTTTGCTTGCTCATAAAGTTTTCTTGAGCTCTTGTTTGATGTAGGACATAGCCTTTGTCTCATGGTCTTCACACCCTGTTTACTGTCTGGGTTAAAGAAGACCACAATTGGAAACCACTgggtgtaatttagcagatCCACTGCTTTAGGAGTGACATCCAACAGAGCATGTTTATCCTGTTAACAAGAAAGGCTAGTCAATGTGGTGCATGTGGGAACAAGTGGAGGTGACTGAACATGGAATCCTAAGAACACCAGGATATTTGAATCCAAACAAGAGCACAGCTTGTGGAATGTTTTCCCGCAGTTATACTATATTTAGAATGTTAAGGGCAAGAACAGCACTGCATGACCGTAAAGCCtctggcaaattcagaaagcatATAGTAAAACAGATTCTCCTCTGTAGAAATTTTGAATGGACTTGAGAAGGAAAATTTAATTTCTAGTATCAGTTCAAAGTTataaaaattactaaaattGCCATTGAACAACTTCAAAGCAGCTTTATCATTAAGCTTATTACAGAAACAGATGCAGTGAAAATTTGAGTACTCTGAAAGTTCCAGGAGCAAACAAATCAAACACCATGCCTTTAAGCATAAGCAATTTTCAGAGGAATGCCCTACCTGCTCAATGATTTGCCTCACAGTGTTCAAGCGCACTACTCCAGTTGACTTCTCCGAACCTGCATCTCTGGGTTCTGTCTCTGCAAAGACAACATCTTAGCTCATCTACAGTGGCCAGGCAGCTGTGATTATTAAGTTATCCATGCTCTCAGTTAAGGATGAAAAAGACACTAAGAGGACAACTTACTTGCTGTCTGGTACAGGTGAGGCAAGTCGTTTGACAACTTCTCCATAGCAACATCTGCAATAGGGCCAAATATCACCACGGGTCTCTTAAAAccagctgaaagaaaaatatttggagaaaagaaaaatctggtaAGACTGGGTTTATATATAAAAGACAAGACCTTCAGTTACTATGCAAAATTgaagttattaaaaatatattttaaaaaaactatTTCCCAGAGGTTTGTGCAACAGCATAATAGAGAAAACTACTTTTACCAGCTGAGAAAGAGACTATTTTCATTAACAGCTTTCTTATTCCTTCTAGAGGGATCATATTTAGAATATTTTACATCTGAAAATGTACAGATCTTCATTTATATTTCCATCCATCAAAACTCCATGAACCTTGACACAGCGGGCTTTGTGTGAATAAAGACACAAATGATAAACTACTGCAATGCAGCTTGAAGAAGCAAAGAAATGTAAAACTATGTTACTGCTCATGTTGAAGCAAGTGAAAACACAGTCCTCAGAGTTAATGGGGGAATGCCATTACCCCAAGTCTTCATCCTGGCATCTGGGATCTCCTTTAAAATACTCTTTACTAGTTTGTTTTGCTCCAGAATACTGTCATGTGCTACCACCCAGAAAATCAGCTTCATCTGCTCACCACTAGTAATACAGCTAGTTAACAGTCGTGGAGATAAACCACATGACCCATGACTATATTTGGACTATTGAAAATCCTTGGGTTCTATTTGCTTTGAACCCACTGTTGAAGTGCTGTTTATCAAGATTAGGTTGGTCTCAGGTGTATGGATTGTACTTTCAGAACTAGCCCAGAAGAATCCGAGGAAACAAGGAAAGCCCTGCTGTTTCAtccctttttcattttaaacctTCAAACTGGCAGGTATATTTTGGAGGCAAGAGAACCACAGCCATTTAAAAGGGTAAAAAAGCTTTCTCATAGAATAATTAGTAGCATCCAGAAGTCTCCTTTCTGAGAAAAATATCATCCCTTCCCGTTGTTCTAATTCCACATAGTTACAAGTTGTGAGAAATCACTTTCTTAGCTGACCAAATATTTGGATGCTAAAGCAGCCAGCAATAAATGGGCAGCCAGCTGAAAGCAGTCTCACCTACCTTCACGCAACTGAACGCGCTCGTAAGCTGGGAATTTTGTGCTCACAGATACAATAGCTGTCAGATCTTCACGACTCTTCCTCAGATTCTTCTTTGCTCCAGATCGCTGGCCACGTGTTCTCCAGAAATCTGCCCTATCACTTGAGCCATCTTTCTGGGCATTTTGAACACTGGCCATCTGTTCAGCTCTGACAGAGAAAGCAGGGAGTTCAGAACTAGTCAAGGGGGGCAAGGGTGCTTTCACTGATGAACAGTGGATTTTGAATTTGCAACAGATAATTTGCCAGATAGATAGAAAGGAGTGGAGGTAAAAGCACACCAGTTCAGGTGCCTTTGCCTGGGAGCAAACACACTGTCAGAACAACGCTCTGATGTGCCACAGCTACAAGTTGCTGCACAGGAATGAGTCCTGAGGTCTTAAACTGATCACTTACATGACTGTaaataaaagaatgcaaatgcAAAGAGATGGTGAGAGAGGGCGACTCAGAACTGAAGGCCTAAGAAATTACATTCTCTTCCCCATTAGGCCTCAAAAGTTATGTCACTAGAGCACAGAAACAAAGGCTGGTTTGGTCAGACCAATTaacagagaggagaaaatgtGCTTACCAGGAGACAAACAAGGGAGTCACACAAGAAGCATATTTTGCAACTTGCGTGCATCACACAATTATGAGCTTTTTCTTCTGTCATAAAATTACAACCACACTCAAAACTTAAAAGCTACAGTCTAAAAATTCAGCTACAGTCTGGTTGTggttttaaggttttttttgtctgaatCATTTGAATAGTCTTATGCACTGTATACATTTGAACAGGTATTATTACCTCCCATGAATTCTGATTAGGAAAGCATATTTAAGCAAAAATATTGCTGTGCTTCATTCAATATTTTACACAAAAATACAGACTACAgctacaaaaaaaccccacaaaaccataaccaagcaaaacaaaaccaaaaaaaaccctaaaaaaaaccTACCCTCCAAAAGAAACTGTGCCTCAGAATAAATACTTAAAACACTCTCCAAAATTGTATACGTAAGAAATTCAAGCACTGAATTCTTCTAAAGATTAATCATCAGAGTATTCTTGCACAAAAAGTCACAAGCTTCCTCAGGTgaaggatttttgtttgtttagtttttttgtttcattggggtcttttgtttgttttgatttggtgAGGGTAAACATACAAAGAAGaagctggggggaaaaaagcaaaagcctAACAAAAATAGGACCCACCACCCATTCTCTGGAAGAGGAACTGAAGCAGCTACTGCTCAAAACTTGGTTGATTGCTGATACAGAAGCTCTAGGTCTGTGCTCTAAACAATGACCTGGTATGTAGGTAACACCACCCTCTCTCACTGTCTCCTCCTTTAGAACTGCATAGTTCTAAAATATGCAGTTTTTATAGGCACAATTCTTGTAAAAATGAAGACAAAACTATTCTTTCATTCTTGTAGAAGggaatagaaagaaagaaaggtatGACATTGGAAGCAAAAATCACTTGGTGAAGGGAAAAAGTCTTACTTCTAACAATGGGTAGGAACATGTGGTGCCACCTTACCTGCTCTTATTTGGAATGAGGCCCTTTTCCAGTTCATTTCCAATTCTCACAGCCAGCCAGTTTCCCAGTTTGCCATCATACAGTGTATCAACTACTCTAAAGATCTCGCCCCTGGTGAATGCTAAGCTCTGTGGTGACTCCTTGTCACACTCAAAGTGACTCCTGATGAAGAATGAATCTCCTCTGCCACAGGCCATGATGTCTCTGTAGACTAAAACAAGACCTCCATTTTAGCTTATATTTTTTTACACTTGAAAGAAAGATTAAGCTGTGATTCTAGTGAATACAGCTTTGAAATTCTAAGGATCTGTtcagaaagatgaaaaaactCAGATCTACATTCCTCTACAAACTCTTAGGAGTGTTCCATCCTTGTATGTGCACAGCCCTTACAGCTCCAGGGCAAAAGGCAGCTATGGTACTACAGTCTTGCAGCAGGCTGTGTTTcccaaaaggaaagcaagaagcTTTTCTTGCTCCTTAACTGCTCATGAATAAAATTGTCCATTTTCTGCTGATCAAATCCCTTCTGactgccagagcacagcagatcTTCTCCCAGCTGCTACAGacagaaaaacagaggaaaaagcagtaccttaccacttcaCAGGACTAAGAGTTGCTATTTGCTAATAATAAAAGACATGGAAAAGTACTCTGAAAAAGACATCACACATGCAGCACTGTATGTATGGAATGCAGCTATCTTCTCCACTAGTGAAAAAGGAGATAAACTAAAATGCTATCAAAAATAAGAACAAGAGAGATTATTTGTGGTTTCACTGACAAAGCACAGCTTGAAATATTCATAGATAGACACATTTTTTTCAAAGCACCTACCTTCATATTTGCTTTGAGCCAAAATTGTCACAGTTTCACCTTTGGGAATTTCTAAGAGATACAAAACAGCTTCTTCCCGAACCATGCCTCTGAAGTCTTGGGTGTTTACCTacataacaaaaaaacccacaacaactGATAAATCAACAATAAAAGGAATAAccacagatttttctttcatctgaAAAATCTTCCCTTATTATTTTCACATGTAGCTATATATCTATATCaatctatctatatatataaaagtaaaTTATTGTCTCTTGTTAATATTTAATTCCAGCTATTAACAGTAATCTTCCTGAAATAAAATGTTCTGGTTGTACATTGCTAGATTGTTTCTTCAACTTTAACAGCCTCTAGAAGGGGCAAGAGAAAAGAGGTAGAGGGAAAATTACATAAACCTTCCATgtgaattttcagaaaaaaagcagaattattAAGGGGCACAGATGATATAAATAAGAAACCTGAAAAATAAATCACCATAACCCAAATAAAATGGAGAAAAGTGAAAGAATTTTTGGCCCAAATTTTTCCCCTCCAAGTCTAGGAAGAAACATTGTACAAAAAATTTATTGTGCCATCTTGCAGCATTTTTCTTGATTAATATTTAACTACTCCTTTCACAAAATTATAAACAAACTAAAGCTTGGTATACTCTGCTCCTTCAAGAACTCATACCACATATACACCCTTGCAAAGCAATAACTTGATTCCTAAGATCATAATTTATTCCATATTTCCAGGAAGAAGAGCAAATGAGAATATACAGAAGTTATTTGCATTTCAGGGACACATACTCATACCTTAAGAATCTGAtctccttcctgcagtcccTCCTCATCAGCTGAGGTACCTTCTTGAATTCCAGCAATAAATATCCCTACATCATTTCCACCAGCCAGTCGTAGACCCACGCTGTCTCCCTTCTTGAATCTCACCATTTTTGTATTAGGACTACATGATTtacaaacagaaaatgaaagtaAGGGCAGATATTAAAGCAAATAACAATTTTAGgatgccaaaagaaaaaaattacaactcCCCAGctatataatattaataatattctTATATCCTTTGTTTATATAGGCTGTATTTATTGAGGTAACCCTTCAGTGAAGGCAGGAAGCAGAGAATTTGCATttttcagagtggaaaaataatTAGGAATAGTGACTAAGTGGCATACACAGACCTACTGAGCAGGGAAATAGGTCCCTGTTTCTGGGACCCCAAAGTAGCTCCCCATCTACTGTATCCTCTGTCGTATGAACATCTGCAGTTTTTGTGAAAACAGACTGAGTTATGAGTAATCATATTCATTGTTTTTTCTCCTATAATTTAAAGAACTATCATATGAATTAAACTGATACCTATTTTCTTTACTGTGTAATATGTTTGTTGGAAGTCTTCAAATTTTCTTGtaatgagaaatattttcaagtaTAATCTACTGATATGTTAACGATCAGTCCCTTCACATTGCAGTGGGAGAGACTACTGGAGTAGGCTCAGATTTTTTGCTGTCAGAAAAGCTGCATGACTGAGTGACCTTCCAGCTCAGAGGACACTACTTATCTGCCAGCCATTCTCAGTAATACCCTAAGCCTGTATTATAAATTCCCCTTCACCAAAATAATCACTTGATTAATTTGCACATCAATGACAACATATGCAGGGTCCAACCCAGAAAgggttttatttaaaacaataCACCAAGCTACAGAACATTTTCAAAACTTAAGGCTTCTCCTTGTAATTCCAACACTCTGATTCCTTTGATTTCTCTATTTGTAAACTCTCAAAAGAAAACATGTAAGCTGATTTcctattaataaaaaataaaataaaacaaaactctTGCATGTATTTCCATGCAAGCCCAGAAATACAGGGTGTTCAATACCTTCCAGGTAGGTTCCAGGCAGATATTTCTAAAACTAAGTTGATCTCAAATAGCATCAGTTAGAAGCCATGTCACCTCTTCTTGGCATTAAGCTATAAAGGGAATATcactccaaatgggagaaagaACACAAACCCATGCAGCCAAGAATCATGCACTGGTCACTGGAGAATACAGAATGCAAAAGAACTCAGCAAGTACCACCTTACCCATATATTGCTTCATCTTCTGGGCTGGGTTTGAGAATTGTTCGTGTAACTGCTTTTGGCTGAGGCACtaaatgtaaaaagaaaaatataataaaagttACTGAGATATTGAAAAGCTTATAAATGGCAGGAATTTTTAGATATCAGATAGCAATCAAACCTTCCATGCCAAAGATTAATACAGGTTTAAAAATCAAACATGTCtgactaaaattaatttatttatccTTGTTTAAATTcttgaaaaagataaaaagttCAAGGAAGGGATACACAACTCTTTAAAGCAAGCTAGATCAGACTTCATTTGTCTACTTAGGGTAACAGTCTAACAGCAGATGTTTTAAGGGAGTATTTGCTTTTTTCAGGTGGTAGGTCTAATAAACAACTGAGGTCAAAAAACTATCAGGTGTTTCTTCCCTGCACCACAAAGCAAAGTGGTGCGGGAAAGAAACTTTTTCTGTGTGTAAGGGTGGGGCTGACATGAAGAGCATAACAGTTTTGTCAACATGGTTGAGGGAATGGGCATTCTGTGgccaggggaagaaaaaagcaacCAAAACCTTCAGGCTCTGACCTGCTGGGTCATCTTGGTACTTCGGTTCTTTGTTTGAGTCCACAGCTGtaagagcaggagcagcaatgTCACCAGTTGATTTGAATGGAGTAGGCATTGCTCCCATTCTGGACATCCTACTGGAGGGATCCTCTTTTGCactaaaaggaagaaatcaGAAATGAAATCAGGTAAGAAAGCATATATTTGAATAACTTCTTTGATAAGCAAGAGGAAAATGAACTAAAGAACATTTCTTACTTTGGTTTCTCTTTCAGTTTTTCATTGGATGAATGTGAATCTAGATCAGAATGATGTGATCTGTCATCTTGAGGGGAGAATGATCTGTTTGACTCTATTTCAGAAATATCTGCAAAGATATGAAATGCAAATGAAGACATGCGGGATTTGTTTAAGTTATCTGTTCACCTGATCAGCCTATGTATTTACGAAGTTTTCAGATAGAGGATACACTGAATATTTCAGCCCACTCTCATCTCAAGTTGGATTTGACAAAGATTCAAAAAGTGCCTTTTAGTGCTTCCACCCCTCCACCCTcccaaaatatttcaagaaaGTTTCACACAACTTTTAACAAACACACTCACATCAATAACTACTTTGAGCATACCACACATACCATGTGCATTAGCTAGTGCTAGCAGGCTTTGATTTGAAATGTCATGGAGGTTTCCAAACCAAAGACCACCTTCACATCAACAGGCACCACATCACTGCCCTTTAGCAGCAAAGGAAACAAGAGTGGCCCTTGGATTTGAAATGCACCTCAGACTTCACAGTTAAACCTACAGGAAGTTCCACCCCATATTCTGACACCAGAAAAGCAGGTATCATGTTCCACATCCCACTCTCCCAAACATTCTGAGCTCTTCCCAAAGCAAGCTCAAGCTGAGAGATACAGCTCACACACTTTAATAGAACAGGTGCTGGGAACAGAAATCAGTCATCCAGGGTCACTtaatttcctcttgtcctgacATTTCTTCCCTCCATTTGAATGCTGCCATGAATGTTAATGTCTTCAGAAGGAGAGACCAGTCCAaagcacttgttttaaaaatttttattaatgCACCTGATTTGCTTGCTCCAAGAATTTTGCCAGATTTTGCCAGACCAACATTGGTCCTTCTATGTTTGCCCCTTCCTAAAATATAACTATATGGTTACTATAAAATTTTCACCTAAAGAAAGGGTTGCTGAGTATTACTtaggtttgtttgcttttcattgtttttcttaAAGAACCTAATACCACTCTACCACAGCAAAACGATATAAGCTCCTATTTGTCCTTGCACAGAGTCCAGAAGTTTGGATCCACATTAAACCTCACCATCCATTTCTGAGTCACTGTCATTCAAGCAAGGAATGTTGAGCAGTGTCTGCTTTCGGTCCCTGAGAACAACCAGCTGGAGTTTCCCACGTGATTTCTCAATCAATTTCCGGGCATCAGCTAAAGACATGTTCTCTGTCACTGTACCATTGATCTGGACACAAAAAAGACAACAATAACAAACAAGTCTGCATTGTGCTCAAGTTTAACAGTGAACTTGACTATAACATGACTTAGCTCAGAATAACCACTATAGCCAGTGCCTGCCAAACTGCTAGCAGTAAAACCAGAACAGACCTTGAGAATGATATCTCCTTCATGAAGGTTGCCATCTTTGGTTGCTAGGCCAGTACGGGTCATTTCTTTTATGAAGATCTGACTTCCAAGACGGAGTCCATACTCTGGAACCAAGAAGATAATTCACTGGAGCTTAAAAGATGAGCAAAGATGCATTGTTTTAAAAACTACACAGTGTTTCATGCATCAAACACCATTATAccatgagagaaaaaaaaaagaaaaaaaaaagaataaaaaaaagtaGGCCTAGTAAACCCTGCTAGGATACCTGTGCTGCCATTACTATTGAACAAACAATATCCCAAATCCAATTACAGTTGGACGACTGGTCTGCACCTTCAACAGCAAAACAATGCCTTTGTTCTGGAGCTGCTTATAAATGTACTATATTAGCTTCTCCGATTCGTATTTTGCACAGCATAGAGGGGGAAAAGAGTCTAAAAGCActaacagaaatatttattttcatcagTTGCTGCATGCTGACCCTGTCCTATCTGTACTCCAGGAAATGCTTTCATTGTTTCAagcaaaggaattttttttattcctttattccttccctgcccccttctttccctgtgaTCTAAGTTACTTGGGTCAGTATATTTGCTACTTAAAAAGAAAGGCAACATCCCTAAAAAACACGCATCCTAGAACAACAGAATGTTGTCCTGCTTTAAAAGATCACCATATTTCAGCAAGTCTGTA
Coding sequences within it:
- the TJP2 gene encoding tight junction protein 2 isoform X1, yielding MKTAQALQRMWSHAVKKLGILKGHMKYEEIGKVILMPLLMEGLVFWKEIPAPGMEELIWEQYTVTLQKDSKRGFGIAVSGGRDNPHFENGETSIVISDVLPGGPADGLLQENDRVVIVNGTPMENVLHSFAVQQLRKSGKVATIVVKRPRKVQAAALQRSPSLDYEDRALDVMDDHAEFDGKSARSGYSERSWHSGNGGRSQSWGNNLDQSYREEHDRGRSRDRGRECSYSRDRSRGRSVDRSLDRDYRRDRSRGRSIDRDAGYERDYRGDYSPPSYSHGSLSDPRYGREMRSRSRDRLRSRSPSPEIHRQHEYLGPQDQNAPISVLLTKGRHNEEYGLRLGSQIFIKEMTRTGLATKDGNLHEGDIILKINGTVTENMSLADARKLIEKSRGKLQLVVLRDRKQTLLNIPCLNDSDSEMDDISEIESNRSFSPQDDRSHHSDLDSHSSNEKLKEKPNAKEDPSSRMSRMGAMPTPFKSTGDIAAPALTAVDSNKEPKYQDDPAVPQPKAVTRTILKPSPEDEAIYGPNTKMVRFKKGDSVGLRLAGGNDVGIFIAGIQEGTSADEEGLQEGDQILKVNTQDFRGMVREEAVLYLLEIPKGETVTILAQSKYEVYRDIMACGRGDSFFIRSHFECDKESPQSLAFTRGEIFRVVDTLYDGKLGNWLAVRIGNELEKGLIPNKSRAEQMASVQNAQKDGSSDRADFWRTRGQRSGAKKNLRKSREDLTAIVSVSTKFPAYERVQLREAGFKRPVVIFGPIADVAMEKLSNDLPHLYQTAKTEPRDAGSEKSTGVVRLNTVRQIIEQDKHALLDVTPKAVDLLNYTQWFPIVVFFNPDSKQGVKTMRQRLCPTSNKSSRKLYEQANKLKKTCPHLFTATINLNSANDSWYGSLKDTIQQQQGEAVWVSEGKMDGMEDDADDRMSYLTAMGADYLSCDSRLISDLEDTDGEGGAYTDNELDEPLEEPRVSSVSRSSEPVHHEESLKKFNPEPRAQLRKAGSREIVREPSPPPAFKPEPPKGKLQNREDPYDFPKSYDSKLSNVAVSSETSTVSAKPPPPPVSMKPAFGRPILRNSQPAALPAEEEEEEAKLEEEGSEQENTPKSVLRKVKIFEEMDHKARMQRMQELQEAQNARIEIAQKHPDIYAVPVKTQKSEQSWPQPMSSRPPEPQKAPVRPYLENRVGYGSDAEEEEEEYRRQLADHSKKGYYGQPSRYRDTEL
- the TJP2 gene encoding tight junction protein 2 isoform X2, with amino-acid sequence MKTAQALQRMWSHAVKKLGILKGHMKYEEIGKAPGMEELIWEQYTVTLQKDSKRGFGIAVSGGRDNPHFENGETSIVISDVLPGGPADGLLQENDRVVIVNGTPMENVLHSFAVQQLRKSGKVATIVVKRPRKVQAAALQRSPSLDYEDRALDVMDDHAEFDGKSARSGYSERSWHSGNGGRSQSWGNNLDQSYREEHDRGRSRDRGRECSYSRDRSRGRSVDRSLDRDYRRDRSRGRSIDRDAGYERDYRGDYSPPSYSHGSLSDPRYGREMRSRSRDRLRSRSPSPEIHRQHEYLGPQDQNAPISVLLTKGRHNEEYGLRLGSQIFIKEMTRTGLATKDGNLHEGDIILKINGTVTENMSLADARKLIEKSRGKLQLVVLRDRKQTLLNIPCLNDSDSEMDDISEIESNRSFSPQDDRSHHSDLDSHSSNEKLKEKPNAKEDPSSRMSRMGAMPTPFKSTGDIAAPALTAVDSNKEPKYQDDPAVPQPKAVTRTILKPSPEDEAIYGPNTKMVRFKKGDSVGLRLAGGNDVGIFIAGIQEGTSADEEGLQEGDQILKVNTQDFRGMVREEAVLYLLEIPKGETVTILAQSKYEVYRDIMACGRGDSFFIRSHFECDKESPQSLAFTRGEIFRVVDTLYDGKLGNWLAVRIGNELEKGLIPNKSRAEQMASVQNAQKDGSSDRADFWRTRGQRSGAKKNLRKSREDLTAIVSVSTKFPAYERVQLREAGFKRPVVIFGPIADVAMEKLSNDLPHLYQTAKTEPRDAGSEKSTGVVRLNTVRQIIEQDKHALLDVTPKAVDLLNYTQWFPIVVFFNPDSKQGVKTMRQRLCPTSNKSSRKLYEQANKLKKTCPHLFTATINLNSANDSWYGSLKDTIQQQQGEAVWVSEGKMDGMEDDADDRMSYLTAMGADYLSCDSRLISDLEDTDGEGGAYTDNELDEPLEEPRVSSVSRSSEPVHHEESLKKFNPEPRAQLRKAGSREIVREPSPPPAFKPEPPKGKLQNREDPYDFPKSYDSKLSNVAVSSETSTVSAKPPPPPVSMKPAFGRPILRNSQPAALPAEEEEEEAKLEEEGSEQENTPKSVLRKVKIFEEMDHKARMQRMQELQEAQNARIEIAQKHPDIYAVPVKTQKSEQSWPQPMSSRPPEPQKAPVRPYLENRVGYGSDAEEEEEEYRRQLADHSKKGYYGQPSRYRDTEL
- the TJP2 gene encoding tight junction protein 2 isoform X5 — its product is MKYEEIGKAPGMEELIWEQYTVTLQKDSKRGFGIAVSGGRDNPHFENGETSIVISDVLPGGPADGLLQENDRVVIVNGTPMENVLHSFAVQQLRKSGKVATIVVKRPRKVQAAALQRSPSLDYEDRALDVMDDHAEFDGKSARSGYSERSWHSGNGGRSQSWGNNLDQSYREEHDRGRSRDRGRECSYSRDRSRGRSVDRSLDRDYRRDRSRGRSIDRDAGYERDYRGDYSPPSYSHGSLSDPRYGREMRSRSRDRLRSRSPSPEIHRQHEYLGPQDQNAPISVLLTKGRHNEEYGLRLGSQIFIKEMTRTGLATKDGNLHEGDIILKINGTVTENMSLADARKLIEKSRGKLQLVVLRDRKQTLLNIPCLNDSDSEMDDISEIESNRSFSPQDDRSHHSDLDSHSSNEKLKEKPNAKEDPSSRMSRMGAMPTPFKSTGDIAAPALTAVDSNKEPKYQDDPAVPQPKAVTRTILKPSPEDEAIYGPNTKMVRFKKGDSVGLRLAGGNDVGIFIAGIQEGTSADEEGLQEGDQILKVNTQDFRGMVREEAVLYLLEIPKGETVTILAQSKYEVYRDIMACGRGDSFFIRSHFECDKESPQSLAFTRGEIFRVVDTLYDGKLGNWLAVRIGNELEKGLIPNKSRAEQMASVQNAQKDGSSDRADFWRTRGQRSGAKKNLRKSREDLTAIVSVSTKFPAYERVQLREAGFKRPVVIFGPIADVAMEKLSNDLPHLYQTAKTEPRDAGSEKSTGVVRLNTVRQIIEQDKHALLDVTPKAVDLLNYTQWFPIVVFFNPDSKQGVKTMRQRLCPTSNKSSRKLYEQANKLKKTCPHLFTATINLNSANDSWYGSLKDTIQQQQGEAVWVSEGKMDGMEDDADDRMSYLTAMGADYLSCDSRLISDLEDTDGEGGAYTDNELDEPLEEPRVSSVSRSSEPVHHEESLKKFNPEPRAQLRKAGSREIVREPSPPPAFKPEPPKGKLQNREDPYDFPKSYDSKLSNVAVSSETSTVSAKPPPPPVSMKPAFGRPILRNSQPAALPAEEEEEEAKLEEEGSEQENTPKSVLRKVKIFEEMDHKARMQRMQELQEAQNARIEIAQKHPDIYAVPVKTQKSEQSWPQPMSSRPPEPQKAPVRPYLENRVGYGSDAEEEEEEYRRQLADHSKKGYYGQPSRYRDTEL